CCTGTGTTTTCGTTTTATCTTCTGCTGTAATATTGAGCTGCGCTTTTGTAATTGTCAGTGTGCTGGTTACCTCAGCCGCCGGAGAATAATTTGCCCCTCCTGCCTGATTTGCTCTGATGATTACAGTACCTGATTTTTTAATATTGATCTGATTACCTGCAGTAATCTCAGCAATTGCCGGATCATCTGAGGTATAAACTACTGCGTTCCCGCTAGCTCCGCCAGTAGCTGTTAAAACGATATTGGCATCACCATAAACTGATGAAAGTGTAGAAGGCAAGCCTGTAATTGTCTGTGGAGCTGCGGTTACGGTAATACTTTTTGTAGCAATCCCAGCTTCTGTGGTTGCATTTCCGGGCTCAGTTACTGTGATTACGGCCGTTCCACCTCCTATTATCTTTACAGTACTGCCTGTAAGCTGAAGAATTCCTGCAGGAGCTACCGAATATTGAAAAGCAGTTAAACCTGCGGTACTGTTTGCTGTAAGCGTAAAATCGGGATCACCTACTTTGAATGTAGCAGGAAAAGTATTGGTGAAAGTAAGAGTTTGAGGTGATTTTTGCAGTGCGAGTGTAACTTTAGTTCCATCAATTACTATACCCAAAGTTCCTGCAGAATTACCACCAACTCTTGTTAAAGCAGTTGGCACAGTACCTCCTGGAGTTGCACCATCAGCCCAGACTCCATCCGGCGAAGTATTATAGCCAACAATTGATCCGTCCGCAAGACTCCGCTGCTCAATGCGGCGGATACCATTTGCTTCTGAATTTAATATGATAGTTCCCCAGGTTCCTGATTTTCCGTTTACATTATTAAAATAGAATGCGGAGAGCCCGGATATACCACTGATCTGTTTACTGGCAACACCATCATCTTCAATAAATGTCCCTGCAACCGGCCGGCCTGTTCCCTCTTCATTATCATATAAAAACACCATATTTTTAGCTATACCTGAAGTAGCTGCAGTACTTCTGATTGCAGTAGCAAATTTTGGAGTCCCAGCCACATTTTGGCTCTTACTTACCGCAATCACCACTAAAGGCTGATCATCAGGAGAATGAAGTGTATAGGCAATAGCAGTAAGATCTGTTGCATCAGGATCATTAAGTGATAGCCTGAGAAACACCTTCCCTCTAAAAGAAGCCTTCACTGTTTCCTGTATAAACCATCCGGTATAACTACCATCTGCACCAGCGGTGAAAACTCCATAATCTGACTCCAGTTTACCCAGATCAGCAGAGCCATTCGTATCATTAGACCCGGCAATGGGCGGCATAAAATAATCACCAGCGTTATAATTTGGCGTACCCGGAATCACATTGGCAGGCGGCAGAATATACATGTATCTGGGCGCACTGACATTCGATTCTTTAAGACTGACAATCTTGTTCTCATATCTATAGGTCTTACCTGGCTTTAGCCCTGTAATCTTAGCTCTGAAAGTATAAGGAAACCCACCACTTACGTCACCAAATGTCCCCGTTGGCCCCTCTATGTATTTCGGAAATATCAGCATTTCAAGCTTGGGCTCCTGTCCGAATACCTGTATGGAAAACAAGGTGAATAAAAATAGTAAAAGCTTTTTCATCTATATTAGTTTAAAATGAGTCTGTTTGAGAAGAGCATTATTTGCTCATAAGTGTAGTTACCTTCAGGCTGGATAGATTATCACCTGACAAATAAAGCAGGTAAACATTCTTTGTTTCTACAGGTAAGGTAAATGTACTGGTAGCCAGTACTGTTTGATCTGCACGATCTTTTATCGTCAGCAAAAAATCTTTTACTGGTCTGGAAGCCTGATCTTTTCCCAGTAAAAGTCTTTTAAACCCGGAAAATGAACCGGAAGCATTTAGAAATTCACCTATCTGGATTGGCTGATTTAAATAAGGAATATAAGTAGTTGTAGATACATAGACATTTATCTTATCAGGTAAAAACTTAGAAAAATTAGCCAGGCTGATTTTAATAAATCCAGCATCCGGTTTTTCCTCCTTGTCAAAATTATTCAATTTGGCATCAACGATTCTCAGGACAGAATTGGCATTTGACATGAACATAAAATATGGATGAAGTACAAAGGCTTCCACTGAAATAGAAGTGTCCAGCAGCAATACATCTTCTTCATAGAATCTGAAACGATTCTGACCAGAAACCAAACTAATATTCTGATCTGCATCACTACCTTTTCCACTTAACGGAAATTTATAGTTATCACCCTGTATCACACTGATATTGGCATTAGTACGATCGGTTATAGACACACTGCCAAACCGAGGATCTTTAATCACCTCTCCTTTTGAACAGGAAGAAAGACTAAAAATTATGGAAGTAAATAAAATCAGGTAAAAGATTATTCTCATTGTTTAGGAATAATGAAAGAGCAGTCCCCATAATAACGGGACACTGCTCTTTCATAGATGATAAATTTCTTATTTAATAATCTCAGTATTAAAATATTAGTCCTGAGGAGCAAAGTTAGCCCATCCTGAATTCCAGTCTGAGTAATTTGACTCTAATACAGCACCTTTAGTACTAGCTGCATCACGTGGATATAAATTCAATAATGAATAAGTAGCACGTAAATCTGTAGTATAGAAAGGACTTAAGTTAGCTTCACCATCAGTACCTAAACCGATAAATGCATCAGCACTTGCAGATGCAAGAGTTGAGTTTACGCTTCCAGTTAATGAAACTGCAGTTGCAGGAGAGAATACTGTTGTGTATGAATGTACAATGTTATTAGTGAAACCACCAGCAGTTGCATTAGTTTCAGTTCCGCTTTGGAATTCAGCACCTGTATTGTAACCAGCAATGATTGAATTAGTGATTGAAAGATCAGAATTTCTTCTCCAACGGTTACCAGCACGTAATCCTGTGTTAGCACTTGAATATCCAAGTAAAGTGAAGTTTGAATAAGTTGGTTTTGTTCTAGGTGAAGCTGTTGAACCAGTTCCGTCGTTATCAGACTCAATACCATTTGAATCAGAAACACCACCACTTGTACTATGAGTAGATTGTGGATCTTTTAAACTGATTGCATATTGAATAGTTCCTGAATAACCGAAATCAGTATCAAAATCATCATCATCGTTACCTAAAGCGATCAGATATTTTGGACTAACTGTACCACCAAAGAATTCAAATGCATCATCAGCACCAAAAGATACCTGTACGTGATCGATAGTAGTTCCTGAACCAACTCCACCCATAGTTAAACCATTGATTTCATTGTTTGGAGCTAATAAATAACCAGCATACTCAATACGTACATACTGAAGTTTACCTGAATTATCAGCAGGTACATTTCCACCGTAAGTAAGGTCTACTCCTAATGAAACACCATTTGCATCATAACCTGGTAAACCTTCAATAACTGTTGTAGATGGTTTGTTGGTAGTTGAATTACCTAATATAATTACACCACCGAAATCACCTGCAGCACGTGAACCTTTAGCTTTTGGAGTTGTAAATACGATCGGATTTGATGGAGTACCAACTGCATCAATTTTAGATCCTCTTGTAATTACCAATACTCCTGCGATTGAGTTAACTACTGAAGTTGAAGGATCAACTTTGTAATTTACTTTTTCTCCTGTAGTGATGATAGTACCTGGTTTAATAGTAAGTTTTGCTCCGCCAGTCACATAAACTACACCATTTAATTTGTAAACTTTTCCAGGACTTAGTGTTCTGTTTGCGGTAATATTACCGGTGATTACAGAATCCGCTCCAGGAAAAGGCCCGCCAGCGCCAGTTGAACGATCAAAATTTCCATCATTACTTTTTTTACAGCCTGCGACTGCGAATGCGGCAATTGCTACAATTGCGATCGCTTGTTTTGTGAATTTTTTCATTGTTTTTTTTAAATGGTTTATGGTTTTTTATTATGTAATAAAGTTAACAGTTCAGTGTTTTTATAAGTACTATTTTATGTTAAGTTTTTATTAATAATTAATTGACTAAAAGATATTTACAAAAATTACATACAGTAACAGTTGATATTTTAACATCAACGAATAACCAGTCTGTCCTGGATTTTTTTCTTCTAGAATTTATAGGTAAATGCCATACTTACATTGGTACCTGATTTAACCTGGTAAGTGATTTTATCACCGTCACTTTCTTTATATTTATCTGTATGTCCTTCCTTTAAAGTATAAGGTGTATCTCCGCCGCCGCCATCATATCCGTTGATATTTTTATAAAAACGGGTTTGAGCATTCAGCAGATTGGAAATATTCAGTTTCAATTCCCCTCTTTGTTTAAAAAGCCTGGTGAATACCTGAAAATCAATTAGATCCCGCCCCATTTCATACTCAATTTCCAAAGGGCTGAAATGTATTGTATTGGTTCTGTATCCTGATTTGTTATAAACTACGTTTACACCGTATTTATCCTGAGTATAAGATAAACCAACATTCACAATCCATGGAGACTGGCCATAAAGGGCTCTCTTTGATTTAACTTCTTTAACAATTTCATTATTGGCTCCTTCATAACTAAGTGCAACTACATTGGATTTAATAATAGTTCCGTTTCCAAAAACAGAAAGATTACGCAGCCATTGTTTGTCTGCAATAAAACCCAGTGACTTTCTGACCTCCATTTCCAATCCGTAGTTAACAGCAGATTTCTGGTTTTGGAATGCATACTGATCTACCGCCATATCCTGAATAAACACCAGCTCAATTGGCTTATCAAAATGTTTATAAAATCCTGATAAAGAAACAATTTCACCCGGAGAAGGATACCACTCCAGTCTTAAATCTGTATTATTAATCTGTGTACTTTTCACATTGGAACCTCTGATCCTGGCATCAAGAATCGGATCGTATAAATTAAAAACAGAAGTCTCTCTGAAATCCGGTCTGACTAAAGTGGTAGCATACGACCCTCTGATATTGATATTATCTGTGATACTGTAGGTTACATTTACTGAAGGAAGAAATTTCTTATTATCATCTGTATTGGTTTCTGCATCCTTCGTTTTCAATTGGGTATTGGAAAGTTTATAAGCATCATACCTGACTCCATAAACCAGTCTTAATTTTTTTAAGAGATGCTGATCCAGCATTACGTAGGCACTCTGAGAATTTGCCTTACCAGTAAACTGGCCACCCATATCATCAGGAACACTATAAAAGGCCTGAGTTGCGCCACTACCAACTTTATCCGGAGCAAGACTATATTCATAAGGAGCAACAAACAGAATTGGATTTACTGCATTGTAGATCTCAATAGTATAGTTGGAAAGATTTCTTTTTTTATAAAAGCCGCTATAACCAACTTTAACTAAGCTTTTATCATTCATAAAGTCAAAAGACCGGCTTAGATTAACTCCCCAGTTATAGTCCTTTTCTCTTGTATCTGTGTACAAACGATAATCAGGGTTACCATCGTTCTGCTGGGAGTTTGCAACCAGATAACGTTGAAAATAAGGAACTCCATTTACTGAACCAGACCCAAACGCTGTGAATTTACGTCTGTCATCTATAGTCTGACTTACATTTGTAAAAGAGCCGTTCCAGGTTAGCTTAATCCCCGATTCTCCTAAAGTATGTTCTCCTTCCAGTTTATGCTGCAAAACTGTCGTGTTCTTTGGATCCTGAATATTGAACTGTCTTCTGTATTCTGGTCCCGTCTTCTGCTCATCTGTAGGATCCCTGCTTTCTGAGGTAATGAAATCATTGTTATATACATGAGAATACATATTTCTGAATCCCAGCTTAAATCCTTTACCTTGAATACCAAGATTTAATAAGGCACTTATAGTGGAATTGTATTTATAGATTTTCCCATTCTGACGAATATTTACACTATCAATTGATGAAGGCGTAAATCCCCCTCTGGTACTTATGAAATCATTAATTTCCTGACTGTTACGTAAGGTAGCCCCTCCTACAAATCCAAAACTCAGTCCGTCTTTCAATGAATAAACCCGGCCAAAAGATAAACGATAATTCTGATTCGGCTCAAAACCATAACGATACAACCTGAATCCTTCCGGATCAAAAGCTTTACTTTGAGCAATCATATAATCCGGTGGCAAACCATTACGATCCCAGCTTCTTAAGCCTAATGGCAATTTGTGACTGTTATCCATAAAGCCAAAAACTTCAGCTCCACCACGTTTTCCAGCCTGCCTGAAATCTTTACCAATGGTATTGGTATTATAACCTGTTCCAATCTGAAACTGTGTAAAATTTTGTACAGGAATATCTAAGGTATTTACAATCACTTGTCCTCCGGCAAATTCTGAAGACAAATCCGGCGTAGCAGTTTTATTGACTACGATGTTACTTACCATCTCTGCCGGGATTGCATCAAAAGAGAAATTTCGGCGGTTCATATCGGTACTTGGCTGTGTTACCCCATCAATTTGCGCCTGGTTATACCGATCACTTAATCCTCGTACCACAACATACCGGTTATCTACTACATTTAAACCACTTACACGTTTAAGGATGGCCCCGACATTATTATCAGGAGTTCGTGAGATCTGTGCTGCTGAAATCCCGTCGGTAATACCAGCTGCATTTTTCTGTTTTGCATACAAACCTGCTGCAGAAGCTTTTTGATAACCCGAAGTGACTACAACTTCTTTTAATGCATTAGCCGAAGGTTTCATAGCGATATCCAGCTTCGTGATTCCCCCGGCTTTTATTTGCACACCCGTAATTTTTTGTGTCTGATAAGAAATATAACTGATCTCCAGCGTATAAGTTCCCGGAGGAAGTGACAGCGTATAAGTTCCATCAATTGCACTTTGCATTCCTGAACCTAATTCTACAACTCTGATACTGGCACTTGGAAAAGTCTCACCTTTTTCATCGCTGACTGTGCCGGTAATTTTTCCCGGCTCCGGCTTTTTTACCGGATGCTTTACAATTAAACGGACTGAAATATTTGAGTTTAGTATAGAAAAGTCAAGATTAGTCTTTTTTTCAAGATCATCCAGAACCTGTTTAAGGGGTAAATGATTATAGCTAATGTTCTGTAACTGAATCCCTCCCATCTGAGCAGGATCAAAGACAAAAGTAAAGGAAGATTGTTTGTCCAGCTCTTTTAATAAAGCCTGAGCAGTACAGTTTTTATAACTCAGGGTAACAGTTGCATTAAGGTTCTGAGCTTTGGAAGTATTATAAAATGATAGTAAAATAACAAGGAAACTAATGAGTAATAAGGGTTTAATAGGATATACTGTATATTTTTTTTTGGACAGTAAATATATAATCATACTTTTGGAATGGTTTATTGCGCCTGTGAATCGTAATTTATCATTGTTTTTTGCCGGTCTTACCGGTAATCAGGAGAAGTACTGCCGCCAGCGGTACTTCTCTTTTTTTTGTACATCGTACATGGTCTATTAAGCGCTCAATTCATAATAACATACCCCTCAGGGATTTTTTTAAACTTTAAATGGTGAGTAAATAAAAGCGTATGGATTACATCTTTAACAGGTTCATTTCTAAATCTGCCACTAATTGCAAAACCTTTCAGGTCTTCTTTATCAAATTGCAGGGTAATATTGTAATAAGAGGCTATACGGGCTAAAGCTTCTGTCAGACTGGTATTATCAAACTCCAGCGTACCATCTTCTGTATAAGATTTGATTTCTCCTGCCGCAGCAAATACACCCTTTGTCCCTTTATTACCAATCTGACTATATTGCTGACCAGGAATAAGCCTCAAAGGCGCAAAACCTTTCTCCTTACTTCCTATTTCAACTTTACCAGTGTATAAACGTACTTTCTCCAGCTGATAGGCTTTGTAATTTTCTACGGTGAAAGAGGTACCTAAAGCTGTAGTAGATAATCTGGCAGAATAAACAGTAAATGGTCTGTGCTTATCTTTTGCAATTTCAAAGAAACCTTTTCCTCTGACCAGAAACACTTTACGGTTGTTTGGAGCAAACGAAGCCGGGTATTTGAATACCGAACCGGAATTAAGCGTAACAACGGAATGATCTGCCAGTGTTATAATCTTCACTGACCCGACAGGTACACTCACGGTAGTATAGATGGATTGCTGCTTCAGATTCTCTGTCTTACGATAAGTTAAATACCCTATTGCAGACACCAATAGTAAAGAAGCTGCTACAGCCAGTCTTACAAAAAGTTTGAATACAGATCTTCCTTTAACCTGTGGAACTATCACAGGTTCTTCTGCTATTAAAGGTTTTTCTGCTTTAACGAATTCGCTGATCATTACCGGTTCTTCTACTGCAGGCATAAGATTCTGATAGTCATTATCAAATTCTCCATTTTCTACCAGCAGGAAAAATGCATCCAGTTCTGCTGCATTCAATTCCTTTTCAAGAAACCTACGGTATAGATTCTTTTTCTCACTCGACTTCATACTACTATATACTATCAGGTGGGATACTTAGGGGGGATGATAATTAAAAATAATTATCCAGAGAAAAAAGAAGGGGTAAAAGAAGGTACAGATAATCGGCTGCATCAGCAAGCTTGCTCAGATCTCTCTTAGCTAAACTCATATGTTCTTTGATCGTTTCCTTACTCACTGAAAGCATATTGGCAGCCTCAGCATAAGTGAACCCATCAATTTTACACAATTCAAAAGTTTGCCTTCTTTTGGAAGGTATCCTGCCCATAATTTTACGAAGCAAAGCGAGATCCATTGCTGCAGTAATTGCCACATGCTGACTAGCCTCTTCCTGAGCAGAAAGGTAACGGCTGCGAAAAACACTCTTCATCTTCTGATCAGTTAGCATACGCTTTAACCAGGTAAAAGTCACGTTTTTTGTAATCGTAAAAAGATATGGTTTGATTTCCCTTTCAGGGTCAAGATTTTCACGTGCCTCCCATAGACGCAAAAAAACGTCACTGGTTAATTCATCAGCCAGTTCAGCAGAACGGGTATGCTGTAGACAGTAAGATCTTATATCTTTATAATACAGCCTGTAAATCTGGGTAAAAGCATATTCATTACCATTAATGAAATCCTGAATGATACCTTTTGTCAACACTGTCATACTGTACAAATCTAAGTTTCAAAATGATGTAGTATATAAACCACAGATTAATAAAATGTTAACTTAAATGAATATATATTAATAAGGTCTTGTAATAGTCAGACTTGATTTCAAATCAACAGGAACCCGGGAATCATAGATTACTCTAGGTTTTTCAGCAACCGATTCAACTTTCAACCGGCTTGTTGTCGTAACAGTACTTCTTTCCAGACAACTCTGAACTAGCGGATCTGCGGGATCACCAAAAGGCTTCAGCGGAAGCGAGGACAATTCATCAGCCAGCTGATCAGGCATCAGCCCATTACTATAATCCCCTTTACCAGCAGCATTAAATAGCTTAAAAATCATTGGATAGATTTCCCATTTGGGTACAATCTGCGGATTCCTGTAATCTTTAATTACAAAACTGGCCATATCCTTTCCAAGAGTCTGCTGTCCGGATTGAATAACGGTTATATAAGGTCTGAGAGAATTGATCAGTAATTCTGCTGCCGATGCAGTATGAGTTCCTGTTAAAATAAAAACCCTGTTCAGCCCCAGACGATAACCGGAAAGCTCTATGAAATCTGTACGCAAAGCTCCCTGGAGTCTCTGTATTTCTGTGCCGAAACTACTTTTTCTGGAACCTGCTTTCGAATTACCACGGTATTCAACAAATAATGCTCCTGTGGTTGTATTAGATGCAATCATTGTCGCTAACGCAGCTGCAACTGGTACACTCCCCCCCGGATTATAGCGCATATCCAGGATAAGTTCCTGCGCATGTTGTTCTTTGAAATAGGTAAAGGCCTTTTTTATTTGAGCCAGAGCAGCATCTTCAAAGGAATTCAAAAATAGATAGGCATAGTTTTTTCCAGCAGATTGAAAAACCTTATAAGTATAAACCGGATCTTCAGAATTAGTTAATCTGGAAATTCTGACAACACCTGTCTTTCCTTCAATTTCCAGATCAGCACTTTGCTGTGCAATGCTGTTTGAAGTCAGGACTGCTATATTATCTGCAGTAGGTATTGTTCCATTAATTGTTTTAATCATATCTCCTCTGACAAGACCTTTACCAGCTGCTCTGGAATCTGGTACAACAAGACTAACCACAGTCTGTACCTTTCCACTTCCGGTTTGTAAAGTAATCCAGTCAAACCCTAATATATGCACTAGAGAAGGAGGATAACTTTCAGGAAAGTCGGGGTTTACCAGCGCAGAAAAACGATCTGATCCGTTTTTTATTCCTTTAAAAAAAGTTACGGGATCAACTGCAAGACTGGGGTTTGCCGGCAAACTTGTATTCCAGTAATAATAAACTTTCATACTATCCAGTATCCAGGAGTTGATATTTTCCTGACTACCGGCAGGATAATCTGGTTTATTTTCTGATTTTCTGCAACCATACAGAGAGAAAACCAAGAAATATAATAGCAGCGTTTTGATAAACAGAGAGCATGTTTTCATAAAAACGTTATCATCGGTGTGTGGTAAAAGTAACCGCTCTGTGTAAAGTTTATATTAAGATAAAAACATATAATCCTGCTAAAAGGCATTACTACATCTCTTTAGCACATTATCATTATATTCGTCATATTTATTTAACAGCGTATTTTAAGCAGAAACAATGAACAGATTTAGCACGATTAACATCAAAGTCGGAAAAACCAGTATTACAATCCTTTTTCTTTTATTTTTAAACACACAACTTTTTTCACAGCATCTTATTATCGGAACTTATAATCTGCGTAATGATAACCAGGGTGACATTGGAAATTTATGGGTACAGAGAGCACCGGTTGTAGCTAATCTATTACGTTTCCATCAATTTGATATATTCGGAATCCAGGAAGGATTTAAGAACCAGCTAGAGGATATCAATACTGCTTTACCAGAATATGCACATTATGGTAAAGGACGTGATGATGGAAAAGAAGGCGGCGAACATTCTTCTGTTTTCTTTAGAAAAGATAAATTCAAACTGATCAAAGCTGGTGACTTCTGGTTATCTGAGACACCTGATAAACCCGGACTGGGCTGGGATGCCACCTGCTGCAACAGAATTTGTACATGGGTCGAACTTCAGGATATAAAAAGCGGTCGCAGATTCTTCTATTTCAATGCTCATTTTGATCATCAGGGGAAAATTGCAAGGGTAGAAAGCAGTAAACTGATAGTCCGTAAAATGAAAGAGATAGCCGGGAATGAACCTGCTGTATTTACAGGTGACCTGAACGGTGGGCAAGATAGTGAATGGTACTTAACACTGGCTAAATCAGGTTACCTGAAAGACACTTATAATCAGGTTGCCCATCCTTATGTAAACAATCCTTCTTTTAATGAATTTGGTAAACACCTGGAAGGAACTGAAATTATAGATCATGTTTTCGTAACCAAAGATTTTAAAGCAGACAGATGGGGTATTTTAACAGATTCCTATCATGGTAAGTACCCATCTGATCACTTCCCGGTTTTGGTGGAAGTAACTATTAAAAAGTAGTATTTTGTGTATGGATTCACGTAGAGACTTTATTAAAAAAGCAGCACTCCTTTCCGGAGGTGCTGCTATAATCAATACATTACCGCCTGTAATTCAACGGGCACTGGCAATTGACCCTGCTGCCGGCAGTACTTTTTACGATGCTGAACATGTCGTTTTCTTAATGCAGGAAAACCGCTCTTTTGATCATGAATTCGGTATGCTGCAAGGTGTGAGAGGTTTTAATGATCCAAGGGCAATTGATCTGCCCAATAAAAATAAAGTCTGGCTCCAATCTAACAGGAATGGTGATACCTATGCTCCTTTTCATTTGAGTATAAAAGATACCAAGGTTGCCTGGATGGGCTATTTACCGCATAACTGGACTGATCAGACAGATGCCAGAAACGACGGAAAATATGACCAATGGCTTAATGTAAAAGAGTCTCCAAATACCACCTATGCACATATGCCTCTTACTATTGGATATTGTAAACGGGAAGATTTTCCTTTCTATTATTCATTGGCAGATGCCTTTACAGTGTGCGACCAGAATTTTTGTTCGGCCATTGCCGGCACACATCCCAACCGTTACTACTGGATGACAGGAACAGTTCGTGAAAAGAACAGTGCAGAAGGAATGGCACATTTGTGGAATATCAGTAATTACGACAAGCCCACTTTAAACTGGAAAACATATCCGGAGCGTTTAGAAGAAAATAATGTTTCCTGGAAAATATACCAGAACGAACTGACACTGGGTTTTGGCCTTAATGGCGAGTCAAATGCCTGGTTAAGTAATTTTGGCACTAATGTGATGGAATATTTCGAGCAGTATAACGTCCGCTATCATCCAGGCGCAATCGCTAATCTGAAAGAGAAGAAAGAAGCTCTACTCGCACAAATTGCAGTAGCAGATCAAAAAAATCTGTCCCTGGAAGAGCAGAAAAAATTTGAAGCACTCAAAAGATTGCTCAGCAAAATTGAAAAAGAAGAGCAGGAATATACACTGGCTAATTATGAAGCACTGTCAGAAAAATCCAGAAACATGAGTGCCAGAGCCTTTGGAATTAATTCCGGCGATCCCGACTTCCATACACTGAATGCTTTAAAATATAATGAGAATGGAACGGCTAGGGAGCTGAATATCCCAAAAGGTGACATTCTGGATCAGTTCAGAAAAGATACAGATAATGACGCCCTTCCAACCGTTTCCTGGTTAATGACTCCTGCAAATTTTTCAGACCACCCGGGTGTACCCTGGTTCGGTTCGTGGTTTGTAAGCGAAGTAATCGGAATTCTGACCAAAAACCCGGAAATATGGAAAAAGACAATTTTCATTCTTACTTATGATGAAAACGATGGTTACTTTGATCATATCCCACCTTATGTACCTCCACATCCTTACAAAGAACATTCTG
This portion of the Pedobacter lusitanus genome encodes:
- a CDS encoding RNA polymerase sigma factor, coding for MTVLTKGIIQDFINGNEYAFTQIYRLYYKDIRSYCLQHTRSAELADELTSDVFLRLWEARENLDPEREIKPYLFTITKNVTFTWLKRMLTDQKMKSVFRSRYLSAQEEASQHVAITAAMDLALLRKIMGRIPSKRRQTFELCKIDGFTYAEAANMLSVSKETIKEHMSLAKRDLSKLADAADYLYLLLPLLFSLDNYF
- a CDS encoding S41 family peptidase; amino-acid sequence: MKTCSLFIKTLLLYFLVFSLYGCRKSENKPDYPAGSQENINSWILDSMKVYYYWNTSLPANPSLAVDPVTFFKGIKNGSDRFSALVNPDFPESYPPSLVHILGFDWITLQTGSGKVQTVVSLVVPDSRAAGKGLVRGDMIKTINGTIPTADNIAVLTSNSIAQQSADLEIEGKTGVVRISRLTNSEDPVYTYKVFQSAGKNYAYLFLNSFEDAALAQIKKAFTYFKEQHAQELILDMRYNPGGSVPVAAALATMIASNTTTGALFVEYRGNSKAGSRKSSFGTEIQRLQGALRTDFIELSGYRLGLNRVFILTGTHTASAAELLINSLRPYITVIQSGQQTLGKDMASFVIKDYRNPQIVPKWEIYPMIFKLFNAAGKGDYSNGLMPDQLADELSSLPLKPFGDPADPLVQSCLERSTVTTTSRLKVESVAEKPRVIYDSRVPVDLKSSLTITRPY
- a CDS encoding endonuclease/exonuclease/phosphatase family protein translates to MNRFSTINIKVGKTSITILFLLFLNTQLFSQHLIIGTYNLRNDNQGDIGNLWVQRAPVVANLLRFHQFDIFGIQEGFKNQLEDINTALPEYAHYGKGRDDGKEGGEHSSVFFRKDKFKLIKAGDFWLSETPDKPGLGWDATCCNRICTWVELQDIKSGRRFFYFNAHFDHQGKIARVESSKLIVRKMKEIAGNEPAVFTGDLNGGQDSEWYLTLAKSGYLKDTYNQVAHPYVNNPSFNEFGKHLEGTEIIDHVFVTKDFKADRWGILTDSYHGKYPSDHFPVLVEVTIKK
- a CDS encoding TonB-dependent receptor produces the protein MIIYLLSKKKYTVYPIKPLLLISFLVILLSFYNTSKAQNLNATVTLSYKNCTAQALLKELDKQSSFTFVFDPAQMGGIQLQNISYNHLPLKQVLDDLEKKTNLDFSILNSNISVRLIVKHPVKKPEPGKITGTVSDEKGETFPSASIRVVELGSGMQSAIDGTYTLSLPPGTYTLEISYISYQTQKITGVQIKAGGITKLDIAMKPSANALKEVVVTSGYQKASAAGLYAKQKNAAGITDGISAAQISRTPDNNVGAILKRVSGLNVVDNRYVVVRGLSDRYNQAQIDGVTQPSTDMNRRNFSFDAIPAEMVSNIVVNKTATPDLSSEFAGGQVIVNTLDIPVQNFTQFQIGTGYNTNTIGKDFRQAGKRGGAEVFGFMDNSHKLPLGLRSWDRNGLPPDYMIAQSKAFDPEGFRLYRYGFEPNQNYRLSFGRVYSLKDGLSFGFVGGATLRNSQEINDFISTRGGFTPSSIDSVNIRQNGKIYKYNSTISALLNLGIQGKGFKLGFRNMYSHVYNNDFITSESRDPTDEQKTGPEYRRQFNIQDPKNTTVLQHKLEGEHTLGESGIKLTWNGSFTNVSQTIDDRRKFTAFGSGSVNGVPYFQRYLVANSQQNDGNPDYRLYTDTREKDYNWGVNLSRSFDFMNDKSLVKVGYSGFYKKRNLSNYTIEIYNAVNPILFVAPYEYSLAPDKVGSGATQAFYSVPDDMGGQFTGKANSQSAYVMLDQHLLKKLRLVYGVRYDAYKLSNTQLKTKDAETNTDDNKKFLPSVNVTYSITDNINIRGSYATTLVRPDFRETSVFNLYDPILDARIRGSNVKSTQINNTDLRLEWYPSPGEIVSLSGFYKHFDKPIELVFIQDMAVDQYAFQNQKSAVNYGLEMEVRKSLGFIADKQWLRNLSVFGNGTIIKSNVVALSYEGANNEIVKEVKSKRALYGQSPWIVNVGLSYTQDKYGVNVVYNKSGYRTNTIHFSPLEIEYEMGRDLIDFQVFTRLFKQRGELKLNISNLLNAQTRFYKNINGYDGGGGDTPYTLKEGHTDKYKESDGDKITYQVKSGTNVSMAFTYKF
- a CDS encoding FecR family protein, which translates into the protein MKSSEKKNLYRRFLEKELNAAELDAFFLLVENGEFDNDYQNLMPAVEEPVMISEFVKAEKPLIAEEPVIVPQVKGRSVFKLFVRLAVAASLLLVSAIGYLTYRKTENLKQQSIYTTVSVPVGSVKIITLADHSVVTLNSGSVFKYPASFAPNNRKVFLVRGKGFFEIAKDKHRPFTVYSARLSTTALGTSFTVENYKAYQLEKVRLYTGKVEIGSKEKGFAPLRLIPGQQYSQIGNKGTKGVFAAAGEIKSYTEDGTLEFDNTSLTEALARIASYYNITLQFDKEDLKGFAISGRFRNEPVKDVIHTLLFTHHLKFKKIPEGYVIMN